The DNA region GCGACCTCCGACGCCGACCACCTCGAGCCGCTGCGGGAGGCGCTGCTGACCCGGCCGCCGGCACTGGAGGACGAGACCGGCACCGGGGCCGTGCTGCGTACCGGCGAGCGCGTGGTCTTCCGCCCCGTCCACGACGACCTCTGGGAGCGCTTCCGCGGCGATCACCCCGACCGGTTCCGCGCGCTCGCGCTCTCGGCCGGCGCGATCGTGCCGCTGGTGGCGCGGGGCCGCACGATCGGCGCGCTCGGCTTCGCGGTGCGGGCCGGCCGTGAGTTCGACGACGAGGGGCTGCTGCTCGCCGAGGAGCTCGCCGCCCGGGCCGGCGCCGCGATCGACAACGCGCGCCTGTTCCACCAGCGCACCACGGCCCTGCGCACCCTGCAGTCGAGCCTGCTGCCGCCGCAGCTGCCGCGCATCGCCGGCCTCGATCTCGGCGCCTGCTACTCCGCCGGCAGCGCGGGCCTCGACGTCGGCGGCGACTTCTACGACGTCTTCCCGCTGTACGGCAACCGGCACCTCGTCCTGCTCGGTGACGTGTGCGGCCGCGGCGTCGAGGCGGCCAACACGGCGTTGCTGATCCGCCACGTCACGCGCGCGGCGGCGGTCAACCTCCGCAGCCCGGCCGCGATCCTCGCGCACCTGAACGAGGTGCTGCTCCGCCACGGTGACGCCGACGGCGACGACCCCCGCTTCTGCACCGCGGTCGTCGCGGTCGTGCACCCCCGGTCGGACGGGACGGTGTCGGTCACCCTGACCCTCGGCGGCCACCCGGAGCCGTTGCTCCGCGACGCGAACGGCGAACTGCGCCCCGTCGGCGAACCCGGCTCGATCGTCGGCGCCACCGAGGACGTCTCGTTCACCGACACCCGCGTCCTGCTCGGACCCGGCGAGAAGCTGATCTGCTTCACCGACGGCGCCACCGAACGCCGCCGCGGCAACGACTTCTTCGGCGAGGACGGCCTCGCCGCCGCCCTGCGCACGGTCACCGGGAACGCCGACGCTGTCGCCTCCGGCGTGGTCGACGCCGTCACCGGCTTCGCCCCCACCGAGCTCGGCGACGACCTGGCCGTGCTCGTCCTGGGGCCGGCGACGCCGGACGCCTGACGTCCGAACGTCCTGACGGTCCGTCAGGCCCGTTGCTCAGTCGAAGATGTCCGGCTGCTCGCGGGAGATGCGTTCCCAGATCGGCTGGAACTGGAACCACCCGGCGAACTCGTACCCCACGACGCCGTAGGTCTGTTTGGCCGCCTCCGGCGAGATCTGGCGCGGTGGCCGCCCGAGGCCCGCGGCGGCGGCGTAGGCGTTGAGCTGGCACTGCGCAGTTCGCTCGAGCGTGAGGAACCACCACGCCGCGCTGTCGACGCTGGTGCCGACGGTCAGCATCCCGTGGTTGCGGAGGATGACGGCCTTGCGCGTCCCGAGGGCCGCGGCGATGCGTAGCCCCTCCTCGGAGTCGAGCACCACGCCGGTGAAGTCGTCGTAGACCCCGATGTCGTCGTAGAACGCGCAGGCGTCCTGCGTGAGCATCTCGATCGACATCTCCAGCGACGACAGCGTCTTGCCCGCCGGGCCGTGGGCGTGCGCCGCGGCGAGGACGTCCGGCCGCGCGGCGTGCACGGCGCAGTGGATCGCGACCGCGGCGCCGTTGACCATCCGGTCGCCCTCGACCACCCGACCGTCCTCGTTGACCCGCACCAGGTCCGAGCTGCGGATCTGCGAGAAGTGCATCCCGAACGGGTTCACCCAGAACGTGTCCGGGGCCTCGGGGTCGCGGACGGTGATGTGCCCGGCAACACCCTCGTCGAGCCCCGCGCGGGAGAACATCCGGAACGCCGCCGCGAGCTTCGCCTTGCGGTGCGCGCGCTCCTCCGCCGGCGTCGCGAAGCTCGGCGGCCGCGCGACGGAGAGCGGGTTGCCGTGGACGTCGGTCGTCGCGGCGTTGGTCGGAACCTGCTCGGTCGTGGTCTCGGTGGCCGTCACGGGTGCCTCCTCGCAGCAGAGGTCCCCATCCTCCCCCGATTCCGCGGCGGCGTCACGGTCTGCGCTGCCGGGTACGGTCCGGGCATGGCGCTCGCGACCTGGAAGGACTTCTGCATCGACGCCGTGGACGCCCACCGCCTCGGTGCGTTCTACGCAGCTGCGCTCGGGCTCGAGCTGGAGCTGGAGGAGACCGACGCGGTCCTGCGCGGTCCCACCCCGGCGCACACGGTCTGGATCAACCAGGTCCCGGAGGGCCGGACGGCCAAGAACCGCGTGCACCTGGACGTCCACACCGGCGACGTCGCCGAACTCGTCACCCTCGGCGCGACGGTCGTGAACGACACGGACTTCCGCTGGACGGTGCTGCTCGACCCGGAGGGGCAGGAGTTCTGCGCGTTCGTCCGCGACGACCCGCCGGCCGGCAAGCTCTACGAGATCTGCGTCGACACCACGCCCGGCCCGGCGACCGAGGCCATCGCGCGCTGGTGGGCGAACGTCTTCGGCGTCGAGCCGAAGACCGAGGACGGGCAGGACTGGTGGTGGCTCGGCGACGTCCCCGGCCTGCCCTGCGCGGGGTTCTGCTTCGTCGACGTCCCCGAGCCGAAGACGGTCAAGAACCGGGTCCACTGGGACGTCGTCGGCGACACCGCGGCGCTCCTCGCCGCCGGCGCCACGCTGGTCCTGCCCCAGGGCGACGGCCGCCGCTGGGACGTCCTGGCCGACCCCGACGGGAACGAGTTCTGCGTGTTCGCGCAGGGTTGACCCGCATCGACCCGGGTAAGTCGAGCATGCGTGAGTGACTCCCCACCCGACACCGGACACCCCAGCGGTGATGCCGACAGCCTCGACATCACGTCGCTGATCCTCGACGACCACAACACGTTCCGGCGTGCCTTCGCGGCGCTGGACGATGTGCAGGGTCCCGACGTCGACCCCGCCGGACGGGAGCAGCGCCTGGCCGAGGTGTGGCAGCCTCTCGCGGACCTGCTCGACGTCCACGCCGTCGCCGAGGAGCAGATCTTCTACCCCGCCCTGCTGCGCAAGGGCGACGAGGGCGTGCCCGAGACCGTCGACGCGATCGGCGACCACAACGACATCCGCGACCCGATCCGCGAGGCCGCGCAGTACCGCGTCGGCAGCACCGAGTGGTGGGACGCGGTCAACCGGGCGCGGGCGGCGAACACGCATCACATGGGCGAGGAGGAGGACGAGGCCCTCGCCGACTTCCGGCGGAACTCGACCCGCGCCCAGCGCGCCGACCTCGGCCGCCGCTTCGCCGACTTCAAGGCCTCGCACACGGTCGACGACCTCGACACCTCCGACCAGGACCCCCAGCGCTACGTGGCCGAGCACCTGCCCGGCCCGCCCGACGTCTCCCTGCGGATTGGCAGCCTTCGATGACCGACCATCTCCTCCGGAACCTCGCGCCGATCCCGGACACCGCCTGGAAACTGATCGACGACGAGGCCAAGGAACGTCTCACCCCGAAGCTCGCGGCCCGCCGCCTCGTCGACTGGCAGGGCCCGAAGGGCTGGGGTCACTCGGCGACCAACCTCGGTCGCGTGCGCCGGCTCGCCCCCGCGGGCGACGCCGCCCGGGGCGAGGAGGTCGAGCAGCGTGTGGTGCTGCCGGTGACCGAGTTCCGGGTGCCGTTCACCGTTCAGCGCGCCGAGGTCTTCGACGCCGCCCGCGGCGCCGTCGACATCGACCTCGACGACCTGGCGCGTGCGGCCGCCCGCGCCGCGGAGTGCGAGAACACCGCCGTCCTGCACGGCTGGGAGACCGCCGGCATCGTCGGCATCACCGAGGCGAGCACGCACGACCCGCTCCCACTGGGCGAGGACGCGATGCGGTACCCGCACGCCGTGGCCGTCGCGGTGGACCGTCTGCGGTGCGCCGGCATCGAGGGCCCGTACGCCCTCGCGATCGCCCCGGCCGGCTACACCCGGATCGTCGAGACCACCGAGCACGGCGGGCACCCGCTGCTGGACCACCTGCGCCAGATCCTCGGCGGGGACGTCATCTGGGCGCCCGGGGTGGAGGGCGCCGTGGTCCTCTCCCGACGCGGCGGGGACTTCGTCCTCGACGTGGGCCAGGACCTCGCCGTCGGCTACCGCTCCCACGACGCGGACACCGTCGAGCTCTACCTGGAGGAGAGCTTCTCCTTCCGCGTCATCGAGCCCGACGCGGCCGTCGCCCTGCGCTGACGACCCGGCCCTGAGCAGGCCTGATCACCCTCCGCACAACGCATTCACCGTGCGCAGACGGCGTGCCCCGATCGGGTGAATTTCCCTCGGCTGTTCGCGTGGCCCGGTCGCCGCCCACAGGAACACGTGGTTACCTCGCCGCCGTGAACAGTGCCCGCCAGCCTGCTGACGACCTGGTCGACATCACCGATCTGATCCTCACCGAGCACGACGCGTTCCGCCGCGGCTTCGCGGCGCTCGACAAGGTGCTGGGGCCGGACGTCGAGCCGTCCCAGCACGCCCGTCGCCTGTCCGAGGTCTGGCTCCCCCTGGCCGCGCACCTGGAGCGGCACGCCGCCGCCGAGGAGGAGGTCGTCTTCCCGGCCCTGCTGCGATTCGGGAACAACGCCGAGCACGAGACGCTCGACGCCGTCGGCGACCACAACGACATCCGTGACGCCGTGCGCGAAGCCGCGCAGCACCCGGCCGGCAGCCCGGACTGGTGGAAGGCCGTGGACCGGGCCCGGGCCGAGAACTCACACCACATGACCGAGGAGGAGGACGAGGCGCTGCCCGACCTGCGCCGTCACACGACGCGCGAGCAGCGCCTCGAGATCGGTCTCGCCTTCCTCTCGGCCATGGCGCGGCTGCGGGACCGCCCGCCGACGGGGAACACCGACCCGCGCGAGTTCCTGGCCCGGCACCGACAGCGCGGCAGCGCCGAACCCCTCCGCCGCAGCTGACGGGCCGCGCGTCGGTCAGGAGGCGTTCTCGGCCTGCCACATCCAGGCGGACTTCTCGAGCTCGGCGAGCAACTGGATCAGCAGGTCCTCGCTGACCGGGTCGGCCTCGCCGACCTCGGGCAGCCGCGTGCGGACGCGGTCGATCAGCGCGGTGTGGAGCTCCACGACCCGCGGCACGAGCGCGTCGTCCTTGAGCCAGCCCCCGGCCAGCTGGGGCAGGCCGGTCTCCCGCGCGACGGTGGCGGACCGTCCGTCGGGCGAGATGCCGACGGCGGCGAGCCGCTCGGCGACGAGGTCGGTGTAGTTGCGTGCGGTCGTGACGACCTCGTCGAGTTGGAGGTGCAGCGGACGGAAGCGCGGACCGATCAGGTTCCAGTGCGCCTGCTTCGCGAGCAGCGAGAGGTCGATCAGGTCGACGAGGGTCTCCTGCAGGGCCTCACCCACGGTCTTGCGGGCCTGGTCCGGCAGGGAACTGGCAATGGCGTACGACATGGTCGGACGTACTCCTTCCGGTTTCGCGTTGTACCGATGACAACGCTTTCCGGACAGCCCGAAGTCCACGTCCGGGGCGTCCCGGCCGTGGCTTTGATCACGCCGCGGCGACGACCTCGGGACGACCGCCGGCGACGGGCGCGGAGACGGATTCCAGCGACACGGACTCCAGCGAGCGGACGTTCGCCGTGGTGGCCAGCTCGGCGGCCGCGAGCGAGTCGCTGACCTCGCGCATGAGGTCGGACATCCGCACTCCGAGGGCGTCGCAGATCGCGGCGAGCAGCTCGGACGAGGCCTCCTTCTGGCCCCGCTCGACCTCGGAGAGGTAGCCCAGGGACACCCGGGCTTCCGTGGAGACCTCACGCAGGGTCCGGCCCTGGTCCTGCCGGCGCTGCCGCAGAACGTCCCCGAGTAGGCGACGAAGGAGGATCACGCGTTCACGGTACCCGCCGGGGGCGGTCGAGGCGACGTGTCTGGCACGTGTTCCTCCCAGGGCCGAATTCGCCCCACGCTCCGCGTCCGGTCCCCGGTCACGGAGCGTGAACGGCTCAGCCGTCGCGTGGGAGTCCGAGCAGCTCCTGCCGCAGCAGGTCGAGCGCGGCGAGCACGGTGAGTCGCCGGACGAAGTCCCGGCGGGGCGGCAGGTCGCGGCGGCGGGAGAACGCCCCGTTCGGCCCCGCGAGGCCGAGGAAGACCGCCCCCGGTGGGTAGTCGCCGACCGGGTCCGGCCCGGCCACCCCGGTGGTCGCGAGGCCGTAGTCCGCGCCGAACTTCTCCCGCACCCGCTCCGCCAACTGGACCGCGACGTCCCCGTCGACCGGACCGCGCTCGGCGAGCAGTGCGGCGTCGACGCCGAGGTCGGCCTTCGCCGCGGTCGCATAGACCAGCACGCCGCCGAGGAACACCGCCGAGGAGCCCGGCAATTCGGTCAGGGCCGCGCCGAGCATCCCGCCGGTGAGGGACTCGGCGACCGCGACCGTCGCCCCCGCCTCCAGCAACAGCCGCTGGGTCACGGCCTCCAGGGGCGCCCCGTCGCGGGAGTAGACCCCGTGCCCCAGGGCGTCGGCGACGGCCTGTTCGGTGGCGGCCACGGCCTCCGCGGGACCGGTGAGACGGACCCGCACGTCGCCGCCGTCGGCGAGGTAGGCGAAGCGGACCCCGGCGGCCTCCCCCGCCCCTTGAACCCC from Sporichthya brevicatena includes:
- a CDS encoding DNA starvation/stationary phase protection protein is translated as MSYAIASSLPDQARKTVGEALQETLVDLIDLSLLAKQAHWNLIGPRFRPLHLQLDEVVTTARNYTDLVAERLAAVGISPDGRSATVARETGLPQLAGGWLKDDALVPRVVELHTALIDRVRTRLPEVGEADPVSEDLLIQLLAELEKSAWMWQAENAS
- a CDS encoding CinA family nicotinamide mononucleotide deamidase-related protein, coding for MTRVELITVGDELLSGLVLNSNVARVAESLASVGLGLSVVCDVSDDLDEIVAAVRASAARADVVLCSGGLGPTSDDLTRDALARAAGVGLDVDDGVVQTLRDRYAEWNIPMPDLALRQAEVPQGATLIPNPRGSAPGLQMRIDGALVLALPGVPGELQAMLDATVAPLLAGLAPGPAPVTATLRVALAGESGVAAALTGVQGAGEAAGVRFAYLADGGDVRVRLTGPAEAVAATEQAVADALGHGVYSRDGAPLEAVTQRLLLEAGATVAVAESLTGGMLGAALTELPGSSAVFLGGVLVYATAAKADLGVDAALLAERGPVDGDVAVQLAERVREKFGADYGLATTGVAGPDPVGDYPPGAVFLGLAGPNGAFSRRRDLPPRRDFVRRLTVLAALDLLRQELLGLPRDG
- a CDS encoding helix-turn-helix domain-containing protein translates to MILLRRLLGDVLRQRRQDQGRTLREVSTEARVSLGYLSEVERGQKEASSELLAAICDALGVRMSDLMREVSDSLAAAELATTANVRSLESVSLESVSAPVAGGRPEVVAAA
- a CDS encoding hemerythrin domain-containing protein, whose product is MSDSPPDTGHPSGDADSLDITSLILDDHNTFRRAFAALDDVQGPDVDPAGREQRLAEVWQPLADLLDVHAVAEEQIFYPALLRKGDEGVPETVDAIGDHNDIRDPIREAAQYRVGSTEWWDAVNRARAANTHHMGEEEDEALADFRRNSTRAQRADLGRRFADFKASHTVDDLDTSDQDPQRYVAEHLPGPPDVSLRIGSLR
- a CDS encoding family 1 encapsulin nanocompartment shell protein, with the protein product MTDHLLRNLAPIPDTAWKLIDDEAKERLTPKLAARRLVDWQGPKGWGHSATNLGRVRRLAPAGDAARGEEVEQRVVLPVTEFRVPFTVQRAEVFDAARGAVDIDLDDLARAAARAAECENTAVLHGWETAGIVGITEASTHDPLPLGEDAMRYPHAVAVAVDRLRCAGIEGPYALAIAPAGYTRIVETTEHGGHPLLDHLRQILGGDVIWAPGVEGAVVLSRRGGDFVLDVGQDLAVGYRSHDADTVELYLEESFSFRVIEPDAAVALR
- a CDS encoding class II aldolase/adducin family protein — encoded protein: MTATETTTEQVPTNAATTDVHGNPLSVARPPSFATPAEERAHRKAKLAAAFRMFSRAGLDEGVAGHITVRDPEAPDTFWVNPFGMHFSQIRSSDLVRVNEDGRVVEGDRMVNGAAVAIHCAVHAARPDVLAAAHAHGPAGKTLSSLEMSIEMLTQDACAFYDDIGVYDDFTGVVLDSEEGLRIAAALGTRKAVILRNHGMLTVGTSVDSAAWWFLTLERTAQCQLNAYAAAAGLGRPPRQISPEAAKQTYGVVGYEFAGWFQFQPIWERISREQPDIFD
- a CDS encoding VOC family protein; amino-acid sequence: MALATWKDFCIDAVDAHRLGAFYAAALGLELELEETDAVLRGPTPAHTVWINQVPEGRTAKNRVHLDVHTGDVAELVTLGATVVNDTDFRWTVLLDPEGQEFCAFVRDDPPAGKLYEICVDTTPGPATEAIARWWANVFGVEPKTEDGQDWWWLGDVPGLPCAGFCFVDVPEPKTVKNRVHWDVVGDTAALLAAGATLVLPQGDGRRWDVLADPDGNEFCVFAQG
- a CDS encoding hemerythrin domain-containing protein; the protein is MNSARQPADDLVDITDLILTEHDAFRRGFAALDKVLGPDVEPSQHARRLSEVWLPLAAHLERHAAAEEEVVFPALLRFGNNAEHETLDAVGDHNDIRDAVREAAQHPAGSPDWWKAVDRARAENSHHMTEEEDEALPDLRRHTTREQRLEIGLAFLSAMARLRDRPPTGNTDPREFLARHRQRGSAEPLRRS